GGTGCGCAGCTTGTGCATTACGACCCGCATCTCGCGTTCCTGCTCGCGCAGCATCCGGAAGTGCTCGAGGATGATCTCGCGGCGGTCCGCGATCGTGGGCTCGTAGGGAACCTCCCCGCGCAGGACCGCGGCGGTCTGGCGGAAGATCCAGGGGTTCTTCATCGACGCGCGGCCGATCATCACCCCGTCGCAGCCGGTCTCGCGGAACATCCGGAGGGCGTCGTCGGGAGTCTGGACGTCGCCGTTGCCGACGACCGGGATCGTCAGCGCGTCCTTCAGCTCCGCGATCCGCGACCAGTCCGAGCGTCCCGAGAACATCTGCTTGGCGGTGCGGGCGTGCAGCGCGACGCCGTTCACCCCCTCCCCCTCGCAGATCCGCCCGAGCTCGACGAAGTTCTTCCGTTCCTCGCGCAGGCCCAGGCGGAACTTCACCGTCAGCGGGATCGACACCGCGGCGCGCACGGCCCGGACGATCGACCGCGCCAGATCGAGGTCCCCCATCAGCGAACATCCCGCGCAGCCCTTGAGGATCTTGTTCGCCGGGCAACCCATGTTGATGTCGCAGGCGTCCGCCCCGATCTCCTCGACCAGGCGAGCCGCCTCCGCCATCCTCCCGGGGTCGGACCCGTAGACCTGGATCGAGATCGGCCGCTCCTCGTCGACGTAGTGCATCAGCCTGCGCGTACGGGGGTTCCCCCGCGCGAGCGCCTCGGAGGAGATGAACTCCATCGTGACGAGGCCGACGCCCCCCAGGCGGCGGAGGATGAGCCGGAACTGCCGGTCGGTGATCCCCGCCATCGGGGCGAGGACCAGCGGCGGATCGAAGGCGAGGGGGCCGTACCTCAACATGACCGCTCGATTCTAGCGTCCTCGGAAGACGGGGGCCCGCTTCTCGCCGAAGGCGCGGAGCGCCTCCTCGCGATCCTCGGTCCCGAGCACGCCCTGGTAACACTCCCACTCGAGGGCCAGCGCCCGGTCCATCGGGAGGTCCGCCCCCGCGTCGATCGCCCGCTTGGCCAGGCGGATCGCGACGGGACCGTTCGCGCAGATCGACGCGGCGATCGCGCGCGCCTCCTCCTCCAAGCGGTCCGGGGCGACGACGGCGTCGGCGACCCGGTCGGCCGCCGCCTTCGCCGCGGAGAAGAGGTGGCCGGTGAAGATCCAGCGCTTGGCGACGGCGGCCCCCGCGATCCGGGGAAGGCGCTGCGTCCCGCCCGCGCCGGGGAGGATCGCGAGGGCGGTCTCCCGGAGGCCGATCCGGGCGTCCTCGGCGAGCACGCGCAGGTCGCAGGCGAGCGCGAGCTCGCACCCTCCCCCCGCCGCGGTTCCGCGGACGGCGGCGATCGTCGGGTACGGGATCGCGGCGAGCGCGTTGCAGATCCCCGCAAGGCGCGGCACGAACGCGCGGACCTCCTCGAGGGACATCTCCAGGCGCTCCTTCAGGTCCGCGCCGGCGCAGAAGTGACTCCCCGCCGAGCGCACGATCAGGCAGCGCGCGGCGGCGTCCGCCGCGAGCCCGGCGATCGCGACCTCGAGGTCCGCGACGAGATCCCGACCCAGCGCGTTCACCGGCGCGCGGTCGAGGGTGAGGATCCGGAGGCCGTCCTCCTGCGCCTCGACGCGGCAGCAGCGCAAGCCGCTCATCGCGACGCCCCCGCGGGCGGGACGTAATCGTCGGGGACCTCGACGGGCATCCGCAGCATCGCCATGCCGTGCGTCTTCCCCTGCGCGTCGGTCTTGAGGCTTCCCGAGCCCGACCCGCCGAGCGAATCGTGGAGGATGAAGTTGAGGGCGAGCAGATTGGGCATCTCGTAGCGCTCGACGCCGCCGCGCACGATGGCGCCGAAGTGCGCCTTCACGCGCTCGACCGTGAGCCACGCGCGGAGGATCTCGAACCCCTTCGCGTCGTACGCGATCACGCCGACGTTCGAGCCGTTCCCCTTGTCCCCCGAGCGCGCGTGCGCCATCGCGTAGAGCGGGATCGTCCTCACGCGACCTCCTCCACCGTCACCACCGGCTCGACGAGCCGCTTGGGAATGAGGGTCGGCCAGTAGCCGAGGACCTCGGTCGCCTTGGGTCGCCCGCCCGCGAACCCGGTGACCCCCGGAGGACCGGAGGTGACGAGGGGGGCGAGCTCCTTTCCGAAGCGGTCGACCTTGCGGCGATCGGGGTCCTTCACCCCCACCCGCAGGACGACCTCGGGCGGATTCTCGTTCCGCGCGAGGGCGCCGTGGCACTCTCCCGCTCCGAGGTACTCGGTGATCGTCTGCTCGTAGCTCATCCCGGCGCGCCGCAGCCTCCCCCACAACGCGTCGGCGCAGACTCTCGCCTTTTCGAGCGCGTCGGGTCCGGCGACGGTGAGCTGGCCGACGGCCTTGTACCCCTCGAGGTAGGCCATCGAGACCTTGAACGTGTCGGTCGCGGGCTTGCCGCGGATCCCGGTCACGCGCACGCGGTCGCGCCCGTCCTGGGCGAGCCGGATCGAGGTGAAGTCCGCGACGCAGTCGGGGGTGATGTACCCGTTCGGGTTCCCCATCTCGTACAGCAGCTGCTCGGAGACGGTGTCGACGGTGACGAGCCCGCCGGTCCCCTCGTGTTTGGTGACGGTGAACGAGCCGTCCGCCTCGACTTCGGCGATCGGGTAGCCGATCCGGTCCCAGCCCCCGACCTCCCACCACCGCGAGAAGTTCCCGCCGGTGCACTGCGCGCCGCACTCGAGGATGTGCCCCGCGATCGTCGCCGCCGCCAGCCGGTCCCAGTCGTCGGAGGCCCAGCCGTATTCCGCGAGCAGAGGAGCGACCACGAGCCCGGGGTCGGTCATGCGCCCCGTGACCACGATCTGCGCGCCCCGCCGGAGCGCCTCCGCGGCGGGGAACGACGAGATGTAGACGTTCGCCGAGAGGACCTGCCCGCGGATCGTCCCGAACGGCCTCCCGTCGTCGAGATTCGCGAAGGGAACGCCGGAGTCGTGCAGCTCGTCGAGCCGGTCGAGGATGTCGTCGCCGACGACGGTCCCGATGCGCATCCCCTTCGAGCCCGCCGCGCGCGCGGCGTCGAGGAGCGCCGCCCGGCAGGCGTCGGGGTTGACCCCGCCGGCGTTCGCGACGACTCGGATCCCCTTCGCGCGGAGGGTCGGGAGTATGCGACGGACCAGCTCGACGAAGTCGGTCGCGTACCCCGCCTTCGGATCGCGGCTCTTGAGCTTCTGCAGGATCGACATCGTGACCTCGGCGAGGTAGTCGAGGGTCAGGACGTCGAGCGGGCCTTCTTCGACGAGGCGGGCCGGGGCGTCGACGGAGTCGCCCCAGAACCCCTGGCCGTTGGCAATGCGCAGCATGCCGCCTCCTGGACGATCGGGAAGCGGCCAGTATAGATGGTGGCGACCCCTCGTCTAGACGCCCAGCAGCCGCGCCGCCGTCCGGATGAGCTCGTCGATCTCGAACGGCTTGTGGACCACCGCGACGACCCCCTTCCGGCGGGCCTCCTCCTCGTCCAGGCTCGACCCCCAGCCCGTGACGAGCGCGACCGGAAGCCCCGGCTTCGCACGCCCGATCGAGGCGGCGACCTCCCATCCCGACATGTCCGGCATGCCGAGGTCGGTGAAGACGAGGTCGTAGGCGTCGAGCGAGGCCCGGCGGACGCCGTCGGCGCCGCTGAGCGCCACGTCCACCTCGTGCCCGGCGGAGACCAGGACGTCCTTCACGACGTCGGCGATCTCCTCCTCGTCGTCGATCACGAGGATCTTCCCCTGCCGCAGCATGAGCGGCATCGACGCTCCGTCCCCCCCGATCGGCTTGGGGACCTCGCGGGTGGTGGGGAAGTCGAGCACGAAGGTCGTGCCCTTCCCCGGCGCGGTCACGACGTCGATCTTTCCCTCGTGGCGGGTCACGATGCCGTAGACGACGCTCAGGCCGAGCCCTACGCCGCGGGTTCCCTTGGTCGTGAAGAACGGATCGAACAGCTGCTGCCGGATCTGCTCGGTCATCCCGATCCCGGTGTCCTCGCAGCGCGCCACGACCCGGTCGTCCTGGCGACGGCAGCTGAGCCGGATGCGGCCTCCGTGAGGCATCGCGTCGACGGCGTTGAGGATCAGGTTCGTGACGACCTCGCGCAGCTCCGAGGCGTTTCCGAGGATCGGGGGCACCGCCTCCGCCTCGAGGGAGGCCTCGATCGTCACGCTCCGGCTCATCGCGTCGTTGCGCCAGCGCGTCTTGGTGATCTCGAGGGCGTCCCGCAGGACCTCGACGAGGTCGACCGGCTCGAAGCGCTTGTCGCGGCGGGTCCGAGAGAACTCCTGGATCCGCCGGACGGTCTCGCGCCCGTCGAGGGCCGCCTTCTCGATGATCCCGAGCTCGAAGTCCACGTCGCGGGGGAAACCGCGTCGACGCAGCAGCTGCACGCGGCCGAGGACCGCACCGAGCAGGTTGTTGAAATCGTGCGCCACGCCGCCGGACAGCTCGCCGAGCGCGCGCAGCTTCTCGGTCTCCGAGAGCTTGTCGTGGAGGCGCTTGGCCTCGGTCCGGTCGACGAGCAGGCACTCG
This sequence is a window from Candidatus Polarisedimenticolaceae bacterium. Protein-coding genes within it:
- the dusB gene encoding tRNA dihydrouridine synthase DusB, with translation MLRYGPLAFDPPLVLAPMAGITDRQFRLILRRLGGVGLVTMEFISSEALARGNPRTRRLMHYVDEERPISIQVYGSDPGRMAEAARLVEEIGADACDINMGCPANKILKGCAGCSLMGDLDLARSIVRAVRAAVSIPLTVKFRLGLREERKNFVELGRICEGEGVNGVALHARTAKQMFSGRSDWSRIAELKDALTIPVVGNGDVQTPDDALRMFRETGCDGVMIGRASMKNPWIFRQTAAVLRGEVPYEPTIADRREIILEHFRMLREQEREMRVVMHKLRTFTSWYTHGLPAGSRLRGLISTLDTPDAFHEAIEAFFERGIEAAA
- a CDS encoding ATP-binding protein encodes the protein MALKLRGRSLQRSVSLSTGLLVVILMVLTLVVVRYRVGVSLRRNLEARGEAIARSIGAVATPSLLAYNYPALQFAAEGAAGNPGVAYVVIHDKEGMRAGAAGAVPEQLDGERVRLLPGSSAGRVKGSDGRPIDALEVAVPVEVEGVTEPWGLVRVGLELDAAAADLRVLTWQLFGLGALLTLLAVGMGLWLARRIAAPLQRLALGTEALSAGEMDHRIPVEGAKELRELAQSYNRMMERLQEKAKESLDFQAALEVLNATLEQQVRDRTRALEESTAQYKSLVDNSPDSILIVQDGRVRFVNGAFGETFGVEAGMTPGSGYDLSRFFEPSSAALAAGRVAAWERGEEPGAIEVLGRDRSQTIRHMELRGSRIEYRGTPAAECLLVDRTEAKRLHDKLSETEKLRALGELSGGVAHDFNNLLGAVLGRVQLLRRRGFPRDVDFELGIIEKAALDGRETVRRIQEFSRTRRDKRFEPVDLVEVLRDALEITKTRWRNDAMSRSVTIEASLEAEAVPPILGNASELREVVTNLILNAVDAMPHGGRIRLSCRRQDDRVVARCEDTGIGMTEQIRQQLFDPFFTTKGTRGVGLGLSVVYGIVTRHEGKIDVVTAPGKGTTFVLDFPTTREVPKPIGGDGASMPLMLRQGKILVIDDEEEIADVVKDVLVSAGHEVDVALSGADGVRRASLDAYDLVFTDLGMPDMSGWEVAASIGRAKPGLPVALVTGWGSSLDEEEARRKGVVAVVHKPFEIDELIRTAARLLGV
- a CDS encoding enoyl-CoA hydratase-related protein gives rise to the protein MSGLRCCRVEAQEDGLRILTLDRAPVNALGRDLVADLEVAIAGLAADAAARCLIVRSAGSHFCAGADLKERLEMSLEEVRAFVPRLAGICNALAAIPYPTIAAVRGTAAGGGCELALACDLRVLAEDARIGLRETALAILPGAGGTQRLPRIAGAAVAKRWIFTGHLFSAAKAAADRVADAVVAPDRLEEEARAIAASICANGPVAIRLAKRAIDAGADLPMDRALALEWECYQGVLGTEDREEALRAFGEKRAPVFRGR
- a CDS encoding acyclic terpene utilization AtuA family protein, with the translated sequence MLRIANGQGFWGDSVDAPARLVEEGPLDVLTLDYLAEVTMSILQKLKSRDPKAGYATDFVELVRRILPTLRAKGIRVVANAGGVNPDACRAALLDAARAAGSKGMRIGTVVGDDILDRLDELHDSGVPFANLDDGRPFGTIRGQVLSANVYISSFPAAEALRRGAQIVVTGRMTDPGLVVAPLLAEYGWASDDWDRLAAATIAGHILECGAQCTGGNFSRWWEVGGWDRIGYPIAEVEADGSFTVTKHEGTGGLVTVDTVSEQLLYEMGNPNGYITPDCVADFTSIRLAQDGRDRVRVTGIRGKPATDTFKVSMAYLEGYKAVGQLTVAGPDALEKARVCADALWGRLRRAGMSYEQTITEYLGAGECHGALARNENPPEVVLRVGVKDPDRRKVDRFGKELAPLVTSGPPGVTGFAGGRPKATEVLGYWPTLIPKRLVEPVVTVEEVA